From the Cololabis saira isolate AMF1-May2022 chromosome 13, fColSai1.1, whole genome shotgun sequence genome, the window ctcgatatatatcgatattttttctgtgccttaattggggtttcccccaaagcattatagcatagcatctctgttagcttcatttttttctgagccaaacccttaaaaaaacagtcagttttaatacaaagccacgtGCCAAAtatcacacaggtacctttattaacagaggtctgcacaatatcaacatgtataaaacaaatgaaataaaaataaactgcctgcatatatagaataaaaatgcttcttgaataaaataaaacaaatatccctttcctgcataacaattacattaaaatacacagtgcaattaatacaatgtagacagtaacaggcagacttttccactgaggttgacagttgtgcaaataacaaaacatttgtgcaaatatcaaataaaacattcaagtcaatttgtcacaaaataagctatatcaaaattaaaaaaaaaaaaaaaaaaatttaaatcgatataaacgatattgtctcgtaccatatcgcgtttgaaaatatatcgatatatattaaaatctcaatatatcgcccagccctaaacagCGCTCGACCAGTAGGCAGTGCTTCAATGTCGAGGTACAAATGTTGTAATGATTCCAGTCCAATCGACCTCTGCCTCTCTGATCGCTGCGGTTGAAAACTTGTTAGTATATTCCTTTTCTTTCCCAGCGGGTCTTTAGCTTGCTTGTAAATTGCCCAGGCAGTCTGACGGCAGGCCTGAACGCTGCTGTCGGGTCTCTCGGCATCCCCGTGACAGACTGATACCatcttctgtgtggagtttgcagccATCCTTGCACCCTTTTCACACCTTTCTGCAATGAGAATTCACACAGCACTTGTTTCACCCTGTTACTCCGCTGTGATACTTCCCAAGGCGGAAGGAGGTGTAACAGCCGCAGAACGAGATGTTATGCGGTTACGCCTGTCGGTCATCCACACAGCACGGGTGGTGGAAACGATTATACAAAGGgggaatatgtgtgtgtattagggatgggcagtatggactaaaaaaatgtatcacgataatttctggcatttatcccgataacgataaaaatgacgataaaaaaataccaattcaactccacctttgtaactataaatctatcaccacattcagtctttggagcccccaaaacactgctctaaaagaatactaaatactactaaacttcatcaattttctttctttctttctttctttctggctcatttccttctttctttctttccttctttctggctcatttccttctttctttctttctttctttctttctggctcatttccttctttctttctttctttctttctttctggctcatttcctttctttctttctttctttctttctggctcatttccttctttctttctttctttctttctggctcatttccttctttctttctttccttctttctggctcatttccttctttctttctttctttctttctttctttctggctcatttccttctttctttctttctttctttctttctggctcatttccttctttctttctttctttctggctcatttccttctttctttctttctttctttctttctttctggctcatttccttctttctttctttctttctggctcatttctttctttctttttctttctttctttctttctggctcatttccttccttccttccttccttccttccttccttccttccctcacacgtacgttgtgcgtcgatttaccgtgaggaatttttttggacggtatatcgtgtacggtaaaatatcgcccattcctagtgtgtttgtgttttaaatgtatgtatgtatgtatgtatgtatgtatgtatgtatgtatgtatgtatgtatgtatgtatgtatgtatgtatgtatgtatgtatgtatatatatatatatatatatatatatatatatataaatcctgTCCGTATGCCGTAAATCCTACACTTACTGCTGACTGTACTTCTGGTTGGATGCTAAACTGCATGTCATTGCTCTGCACCTGTACATGGGTAATggcaataaagttgaatctaatctagaCTGTTGGTGTGAGCAGAGCTGCATATTTATTCAAACCCTTTACTGCGTCTAAATGAATCTGCTTCCTGATTTTTCTCCACTGATATTGAGCCACATAGAAAGCACTGGATTAAACCAATGGCTGTTATTGTTTGCCATCTATTCACCTTCTAAACTGAGAGAGGTTTCAAGACTGAAGTATTATTTTGACACGTTGAGAAAGCCAGTCCTCTCTCTGTTCCCACCTGAAAGTCGGGCTGCGGTATCGTGAAGTGGTATCAGCGTCGATCACATGAAAAACAAGGTCAAGTGAAAAGTTTAGATATaaagtgaaaacaaaagaacCCTTCACCGCCCTGCCTTCACTTCCTTTCTGAATGTAACAGAGCAGACGTAACCCTGCCCCGGTGTTGCTCTGCGACGGCATCTGGTGCCAGTTTTAAAGGTGTAACAACAATAACCCTGATCCCATCTCTGTCCTTCATCACACCTAAACTGGCTGTAAATATCTTCCAATGTTTAGCTGGGTTCAACCATCACACAGGAACCAAAGGGAGGGGTTGTTTTTCTCAGAAGTCATCAcaaaagcatttttgaaaacagATCACATCAGTTTTATTCTGTGAACTTTTTAGGTTTAGATTTAAAGTAGAAAGACGGGTACATTgtcatcttttgttttgtttgtttttattttattaataaagaGCAAACTTGTGCCTGGCGAAGGAGTTGGGTGATCATGCAGCTCAGGGCCGCACCTACGGGAACCTGGGGAACGCGTACTATCTGCTGGGGAACTTTGAAACCGCAGCCGCTGCACATCAGAAGGTAAGTAGCAAACGACTTAAACTAGTAAAAACTTATACATATAcattaccagaggtgtcaagtaacaaagtacaaatactttgttaccttacttaagtagaaattttggttatctatacttcactggagtaattatttttcagacgactttttacttttactccttacattttcacgcaattatctgtactttttactcgtttcattttaaaaacagcctcgttactctatttcatttcggcctttaaaaaaaaaactatccagttaaattgctccatccggcttgagtgaatttggttgtggttgaaTGAGAAGTAAaaacataataccattccgacaccctattggttcgtacgcgtctgctctctgaaacgcatgttaatgctcaatagtacacatatatggttctttaatatatttgcattatactaagatgcattcattttcaatgacatttgtccttaatggctttttcccccttacattacttttacttttatactttaagtagttttgaaaccagtacttttatacttttacttgagtaaaaaacttgagttgatacttcaacttctacaggagtatttttaaactctagtatctatacttctacctgagtaatgaatgtgaatacttttgacacctctgtacatTATGTACTTCTATAACGTCTAAAAAACCTTGTCTCGCCATCAGTAACATACACCCTACTTTGTGTCCCCCTGGACAGCGGCTCCTCATTGCTAAAGAATTTGGGGATAAGTCTGCAGAGCGGCGGGCCCACTGCAACCTGGGTAATGCTTTCATATTCCTCGGGCAGTTTGAAATCGCAGCTGATCACTACAAGTGAGTAAATCTCAGACTCAACACCTTTCTCTCCCTGTAATGGacatcatgtgtgtgtgtttacttcTTCCTATGAGCCTCTCTGTACTATAAAAGTTCTAATGACAtcaggagaaaaagagaacGACAAGATCAAACTTAAATGATTAACACCAACACCAGGTCTACCTTATTTATACCTATAAGCAGTTCTAAGCAGCATGATTTCTTCTTCCCTTAACATTTTTCagacagaactgcttttaaagTGAGAGTAAAGCGGGAAAAGAAAGGATAAGTAAACCTTTCCTGCACCCACCCTACACATTCTTTGACCTTCCTCTTCCCCTTCTCGTCTGCCCCCAGGAGGACTCTGCAGCTGGCCCGGCTTTTGAAAGACAGAGCGGTGGAGGCTCAGGCCTGTTACAGCCTGGGCAACACCTACACACTACTGCAGGACTACGAGAGAGCCATCGACTATCACCTCAAACATCTGGTCATTGCTCAGGACCTCAGTGACCGGTATACCACAGAGGCCGTTTGTTGCCAGCTTTTCTCCCAAATGATTGTCTGTGGGAGTGTGTAGCGAATGGAAACTGATctgtaaaaattatataaaaaaaaaacaaactaggtAGGGTTTACAAAGATGGAGAATTTAATGTGTAATTCACTGTAATTTATCTTGATAATCTAACAATACTGATCACAAAGGTGCAAGTACGTCCATTTGAGAGTAAATATGcaatcacagtttttttttttagtaaataGTTAAGTCATAAGCTTATACGAACATTCAGGCTTCTTCTCTACATGTTTCTGCAAGTGTTCTGAATCATTTATGTTTACTCATACACATATTTTTAAATACCCGTAGTAATATTTATACACAAAATTACGTACAGTCAAGTACATGCAGATGTGAGGTTGTTATTTAGCGGCTACGATAACCGCTGACTTGTTGAGCACCAGCTGTAATTGAGACCTGGGCACAAGTTTAGGCTTTGGATCCGGCGGTTACTGTTGCGCTCTGTCAGTTTGATGAATGCCCTACCCATTCTTGCTCAATGTCAGTTAAAGTTGCTCAGCCTGTTTCCCTGTCTGTCTGCAGAGTCGGAGAAGGAAGAGCCTACTGGAGCTTAGGAAATGCCCACACTGCCCTGGGGAATCATGAGCAGGCCATGTTCTTCGCTGAGAAACATCTGGAAATTGCCAAAGAGGTGTTTGTTTATAGTCCATCTCCCATCCGAGTCTACTCAGCCGTTTTCTTTGAGCCACAGTCTCCATCTAGTGGTGGTTTAATGAACTGCAGGGAAAACCTCATTGCTCACTTAATATGGACGTATAAACTCAGTTATGTGTATGTTATACAGCCAGCTTATATGAACTCTATGCTGTTCTTATTGTTGATATTTGTGGGGAATAAGTTGACACTAAACTGAATATTGTCAATGGTGCAGACTGGAGATAAAAGTAGTGAAGTGACAGCCAGGATGAACTTGTCCGACCTACGGCTGGTCGTGGGCCTCAAGTCCAGCTCTAACGCGCAGAAAATCTTCGGTAACACCGACAGCCCTGCTCTCCCAGAAGGCCAGCAGTGTTACATCAACCTACCAGGTAAATAAATGCCTTCTCCTCAGCGCTGCACCAACTAACCAATCAGTCTGTTTTTACATACCTGAATGAGTCCACATGCTTTAATTAAACAATGTGTGTTAGAAAACTATGATGTTTCAGTGTTTTAGAGCCCTCAAAGTTAAACTTCAGTTTCGAGAAAGTTCTGGTTTCACACGATGCTTTACCAAATCATTGCTGCCCACTTGTAATCCTGGTTCGTCTTTATCATAATGTTGaattttctgtttgtttcagGGGTGAAGTCTTCGTTCAGGATGAGAGGCAGTGCGGAAAACCTGAATCAAAGTGCTGATAAAAATCAGAGCCGCGATTTGCAAATTCACCTAGTACGTATGATATTAGTCACAGCGGGAACTttacttttttgtctttttagtgCTGATTGAAACTGAAACTGCAACCCTGTGAATCCCTCTGAAGTCCAGAGAACCTCCTCATCCTTTCTTTGTATTAATGCATGATATTTTAAAGCTATTTCCCAAGTGAACATCATTTCAAATGTACAGTATCTCATTTGCTTAAGAAAAAACATGAGAACCCTAGTAACCTTTTTTATTAAAGCTTTAGTGAGtcaaatatagaaaaaaaaaacctgaatctGCGTATTATGAGTAAAGTTTACTTAATCTGTGGACCTTGTTTGTTCAGGATAAAGAAGTGGACTTATTCCCGGATCcatcaaaaaacaacacaatcatGGCATCTACTAAACTCTTCCTCTTCCACCGGCTGAGAATCAAGAAGCAGAAGGACAGCAAGTCTTCTAAAGACCAGGAGGAAAACCACGCGGAACATGCGACCTCTGAGGAGGACTCACCTGTGTCCTCTAAGGTGAGTTACAGTAGCTGATTGTAAAACACGACATCCCCATAATGATAATTGACCTTAATAGTTCAATGTGAAGCATCGATCCTGTAAGAAAGACTCACTATCAGGGATGTTCACCCTCATGCAGAGGGTGCATTTAAGGTCTGCTAAATGATAGtggtagtagttgtagtagtagtacgcTTATAATTTAAGACTTTAACTCAAAAACAAACTCCCAAGCTTTTAAGGATTCTAAGTCCAGTTAatccttttctttttgatttaaaaactaTAATGGACTCAAGTTGTTTCTTCTTCCAGTATTCTTTCAAAAAGCAACTTCACCAATGTAcgcatacatacaggactgtctcagaaaattagaatattgtgattttctgtaatgcaattacaaaaacaaaaatgtcatacattctggattcattacaaatcaactgaaatattgcaagccttttattattttaatattgctgatcatggcttacagcttaagaaaactcaaatatcctatttcaaaaaattagaatattctgtgaatctcaatcttaaactgtaaaccataatcagcaatattaaaataataaaaggcttgcaatatttcagttgatttgtaatgaatccagaatgtatgacatttttgtttttttaattgcattacagaaaataaagaactttatcacaatattctaattttctgagacagtcctgtatacaaaataaacagttcTTGTAATTTTGTGAAGTTTTAAACAACCACATAAAAGTAGTTAAAAGCTGCAGCATCCTATAGCTTCTATCAGTGACACCAAATGtttatgttaaacctttatttgaaaACTTACATCATCTGTTTAAGCCCTATTTTAATCAGAAAATGCAGATTATTGATGCAACTACTGAATCACTTACTCATTTGATCTCCAATCAGATTTTTTCCAATATACCAAAGGTTTAGACGACTGACAAATCAACCAGTCGTTTCAGCGGACAATAAATACTTAGAGATAAAAATCAGACGTTCAAACCAGGAAATCCAGTTCCTTCCTCCTTAAAGCACTCTGATAGTAAGAATAATGGCTAAATGTTATTGCTGTTTGTCCTTTCTGTCCTACTACTATCGCAACAACACATCATCAATAGGGTAAAACTAACTTGTCTCACGACGGTCAtccttttatttatccttttgtTGAAAGCTTATCAACTGATGTGAAGCTTCTTCTTTCCGTTATTAATGACTCTTCTTTGTTTCCCTGTAGAAAAATAACCGGGACACTATTGGAGAGGATAGCTTTTTCGACCTCCTCTCTCGTTTCCAGGGCAACAGAATGGACGACCAAAGGTGCACACTGGATGGCCAGAGCCCTCCTCCTGCCCATCCCTCTCCCTCCTCCAACTTACCTGTAGCTGAAGGCCAATGTGAGTCGGTACTGTGTTTTCAGCAGCGTTGGCACCATATGTGACAGCTCTGGATTTTTAAATCCTCTGTCAGGGTTGAGTACTAAAAGAAACCTGACTTATTGAGTGTCTTTTCCTCATTTAGCTTCACATTCAACCTTCATTAAACACAGGAAAGAATCTTTGGGAATAGTTTCTACTTGAGCACGGGCACAACATCCTCCTGCCCATATATGGTGTGAAAGCAATTTGTCGACAAATCTGTGTCGTGTTTGTTCAGTGTTgttaattctttgttttgtttgtgtcgcTTGATATTCCACCCAGAATCTCCTAGTTTTGGTTTCATTGTTTAGCCAACAGAGTTGCATTTCTGGATCTTGTAGATTTATTCTCGTTGGGTTCTTTTTAACAATCATTGATCCAAACAAGAGCCGTCATACTCCATAAAGATGAGACTGAATTTTCTACTGATTTTGGGTGAAATACTACTTTCAAATTCATTTAAAGTGGCCATTTTATGCTTTATTTTCAGCCATATAAATTTTATTCTGGTATTTCTAAAGTAGATTCGGGCCCAGCATAACTTCCAAATCCTGAATGACAGTTACAAAGAGAGACTCTTCATGAAAATGAGCACATATAGAAAGTGTTGTCTGATTGCTCAAGTTTCAGGAGGCTTGCTGATGGGCGGAGTTTAAAGCCTCTTTCTTTAGAGTCGTCTTGAGAAGGAAATGCTGATAGGACTAACAGATGCACCAGGATGGATCCTGGCTGAGAAGTTAGaaccttttcctttttaaaatgacAGCTGAAGCCTTTTCTGGATCCAGACTGTCGGAGAATATGAGCCTGCAAAGAAACTCTGCCGTCTGACATCATAAAAGGCTGATTTTTAGAGAAAACTTAAGATAAAGGAACGTCTTCAGTCCTCAGCACCCTGGAAGTGGAGTTTTTTTTGCATAGGAATATGAAAACAGATGTTTACCCCTGTTTGAGCTTTGAGTTGCCTCCAAgataaatcatcaa encodes:
- the LOC133458599 gene encoding G-protein-signaling modulator 2-like isoform X2; translation: MESSCLDLALEGERLCKAGDYRTGVSFFESAIQVGTEDLQILSAIYSQLGNAYFHLQEYNKALEYHRHDLTLTRTIGDELGEAKASGNLGNTLKLLGRYDEAVVCCQRHLDITKAIYDKVGQARALYNFGNVYHAKGKSICWSGAEPGEFPEEARVALRKAAQYYEANLCLAKELGDHAAQGRTYGNLGNAYYLLGNFETAAAAHQKRLLIAKEFGDKSAERRAHCNLGNAFIFLGQFEIAADHYKRTLQLARLLKDRAVEAQACYSLGNTYTLLQDYERAIDYHLKHLVIAQDLSDRVGEGRAYWSLGNAHTALGNHEQAMFFAEKHLEIAKETGDKSSEVTARMNLSDLRLVVGLKSSSNAQKIFGNTDSPALPEGQQCYINLPGVKSSFRMRGSAENLNQSADKNQSRDLQIHLDKEVDLFPDPSKNNTIMASTKLFLFHRLRIKKQKDSKSSKDQEENHAEHATSEEDSPVSSKKNNRDTIGEDSFFDLLSRFQGNRMDDQRCTLDGQSPPPAHPSPSSNLPVAEGQCISEHETPSQDPGHFLELLASSQARRLDDQRVSLNQFPGLRLNTSNPPRLPSTSSTDQTPSNALTSSADSNDTPSLYSCLEASAEQPEGDDVFFDMLVKCQGSRLNDQRCAAPPSASKGHTVPTEDFFSLILRSQSNRMEEQRVPPPPNIPQSKPG